The Kitasatospora setae KM-6054 genome contains a region encoding:
- the mihF gene encoding integration host factor, actinobacterial type — MALPPLTPEQRTAALAKAAEARRKRADVKNRLKHSGASLHDVIKAGKSDDEVIGKMKVSALLESLPGVGKVRAKQIMERLGISESRRVRGLGTNQIASLEREFGGAAS, encoded by the coding sequence GTGGCTCTTCCGCCCCTTACTCCCGAACAGCGCACCGCCGCGCTCGCCAAGGCCGCCGAGGCTCGCCGGAAGCGCGCTGACGTCAAGAACCGGCTGAAGCACTCGGGCGCCTCGCTGCACGACGTCATCAAGGCCGGCAAGTCCGATGACGAGGTCATCGGCAAGATGAAGGTCTCCGCTCTGCTGGAGTCCCTGCCGGGCGTCGGCAAGGTGCGCGCCAAGCAGATCATGGAGCGCCTGGGCATCTCCGAGAGCCGTCGCGTGCGCGGCCTCGGTACGAACCAGATCGCTTCCCTGGAGCGGGAGTTCGGCGGCGCCGCCTCCTGA
- the pyrF gene encoding orotidine-5'-phosphate decarboxylase, giving the protein MTDTTPFGTRLRTALDTRGQLCVGIDPHGSLLTAWGLNDDLAGLETFSRTVVEALADRVAVLKPQAAFFERFGSRGIAVLERSVAEAREAGALVLMDAKRGDIGSTMAAYAETFLAPDSPLFSDALTVSPYLGFGSLQPAVDLAHANGCGLFALALTSNPEGHEVQRAVGADGQSVAQAVLRRLAAENAGAEPLGSFGAVVGATLADAGVDLAINGPLLAPGVGAQGATAADLPRVFGDQVRNVVPSVSRDVLKHGPSVQALRQAAQVFVDDVRAVTN; this is encoded by the coding sequence ATGACTGACACCACCCCCTTCGGCACCCGCCTGCGCACCGCCCTCGACACCCGGGGCCAGCTCTGCGTCGGCATCGACCCGCACGGCTCGCTGCTCACCGCGTGGGGCCTGAACGACGACCTGGCCGGCCTGGAGACGTTCTCCCGCACGGTGGTCGAGGCGCTGGCCGACCGGGTCGCCGTGCTGAAGCCGCAGGCCGCGTTCTTCGAGCGCTTCGGCAGCCGCGGCATCGCGGTGCTGGAGCGCTCGGTGGCGGAGGCCCGGGAGGCCGGGGCGCTGGTGCTGATGGACGCCAAGCGCGGCGACATCGGCTCGACCATGGCCGCGTACGCGGAGACCTTCCTGGCGCCGGACAGCCCGCTGTTCTCGGACGCGCTGACCGTCAGCCCGTACCTGGGCTTCGGCTCGCTGCAGCCGGCCGTCGACCTGGCGCACGCCAACGGCTGCGGCCTGTTCGCGCTGGCGCTGACCTCGAACCCGGAGGGGCACGAGGTGCAGCGCGCGGTCGGCGCGGACGGGCAGAGCGTCGCGCAGGCGGTGCTGCGGCGGCTGGCGGCGGAGAACGCGGGCGCCGAGCCGCTCGGGTCGTTCGGCGCGGTGGTCGGCGCGACGCTCGCCGACGCGGGCGTCGACCTGGCGATCAACGGCCCGCTGCTGGCGCCCGGAGTGGGCGCGCAGGGTGCCACCGCGGCCGACCTGCCGCGCGTCTTCGGCGACCAAGTCCGCAACGTCGTCCCCTCGGTGAGCCGTGACGTGCTCAAGCACGGGCCGTCGGTGCAGGCCCTCCGGCAGGCCGCGCAGGTGTTCGTCGACGATGTGAGGGCCGTCACAAACTGA
- a CDS encoding quinone-dependent dihydroorotate dehydrogenase: MYKLLFNLVFKKMDPEKAHHLAFFWIRLAHSVPGLRSLVRALLAPRDPRLRTAALGLDLPGPFGLGAGFDKNGIGIDGLSMLGFDFVEIGTVTGEPQPGNPAPRLFRLVEDRALINRMGFNNQGAARVATRLSTRPHTTSTPVIGVNIGKTKVVPEDEATADYLKSAKALAPYADYLVVNVSSPNTPGLRNLQAVQVLGPLLWDVRKAADEVTNHHVPLLVKIAPDLADEDIDEIADMALHLGLDGIIATNTTIGRDGLRTPAARIEEIGMGGLSGAPLKARALEVLERLRKRTDGRLAIISVGGIETAEDAWQRILAGADLVQGYSAFIYEGPFWMRKVHKGLSARLRAAGYANIGEAVGKGNR, from the coding sequence ATGTACAAGCTCCTGTTCAACCTGGTCTTCAAGAAGATGGACCCGGAGAAGGCCCACCACCTGGCGTTCTTCTGGATCCGGCTGGCCCACTCGGTGCCCGGCCTGCGCTCCCTGGTGCGGGCCCTGCTCGCCCCCCGCGACCCCCGGCTGCGCACCGCCGCGCTCGGCCTCGACCTGCCCGGGCCGTTCGGCCTCGGCGCGGGCTTCGACAAGAACGGCATCGGGATCGACGGCCTCTCCATGCTCGGCTTCGACTTCGTCGAGATCGGCACCGTCACCGGCGAACCGCAGCCCGGCAACCCCGCCCCCCGGCTGTTCCGCCTGGTCGAGGACCGCGCCCTGATCAACCGGATGGGCTTCAACAACCAGGGCGCCGCCCGGGTCGCCACCCGCCTCTCCACCCGCCCGCACACCACCAGCACCCCGGTGATCGGCGTCAACATCGGCAAGACCAAGGTCGTCCCGGAGGACGAGGCGACCGCCGACTACCTGAAGAGCGCGAAGGCGCTCGCGCCGTACGCCGACTACCTGGTCGTCAACGTCTCCTCGCCGAACACCCCCGGACTGCGCAACCTGCAGGCCGTCCAGGTGCTCGGCCCGCTGCTCTGGGACGTCCGCAAGGCCGCCGACGAGGTCACCAACCACCACGTCCCGCTGCTGGTCAAGATCGCCCCCGACCTCGCCGACGAGGACATCGACGAGATCGCCGACATGGCCCTCCACCTCGGCCTCGACGGCATCATCGCCACCAACACCACCATCGGCCGGGACGGGCTGCGCACCCCCGCCGCCCGGATCGAGGAGATCGGCATGGGCGGCCTCTCCGGCGCCCCGCTCAAGGCCCGCGCGCTGGAGGTCCTCGAACGGCTGCGCAAGCGCACCGACGGCCGGCTCGCCATCATCTCGGTCGGCGGCATCGAGACCGCCGAGGACGCCTGGCAGCGGATCCTGGCCGGCGCCGACCTCGTCCAGGGCTACTCCGCGTTCATCTACGAGGGGCCGTTCTGGATGCGCAAGGTGCACAAGGGCCTGTCGGCCCGGCTGCGCGCGGCCGGGTACGCGAACATCGGCGAAGCGGTGGGCAAGGGCAACCGCTAG
- the carB gene encoding carbamoyl-phosphate synthase large subunit: MPKRTDIKSVLVIGSGPIVIGQAAEFDYSGTQACRVLKAEGLRVILVNSNPATIMTDPEIADATYVEPITPEFVEKIIAKERPDALLPTLGGQTALNTAISLHKAGTLEKYDVELIGADVEAINKGEDRELFKGVVEAVNAKIGHGESARSVICHSMDDVLAGVETLGGYPVVVRPSFTMGGAGSGFAHDEEDLRRIAGQGLALSPTTEVLLEESILGWKEYELELMRDKNDNVVVVCSIENFDPMGVHTGDSITVAPAMTLTDREYQILRDIGIAVIREVGVDTGGCNIQFAVDPVDGRVIVIEMNPRVSRSSALASKATGFPIAKIAAKLAVGYTLDEIPNDITEQTPASFEPTLDYVVVKVPRFAFEKFPSADATLTTTMKSVGEAMAMGRNFPEALNKALRSLEKKGSQFTWVGDPGEKAELLAKAVVPTDGRINTVMQAIRAGATPEEVFDATRIDPWFVDQLFLINEIAVELAEGDKLDPELLRHAKRHGFSDQQIGEIRGLKADVVREVRHALGIRPVFKTVDTCAAEFAAKTPYFYSSYDEESEVAPRTKPAVIILGSGPNRIGQGIEFDYSCVHASFALADAGYETVMVNCNPETVSTDYDTSDRLYFEPLTLEDVLEIVHAEQQAGPLAGVIVQLGGQTPLGLAQALKDNGVPVVGTSPEAIHLAEERGAFGRVLRDAGLPAPKHGTAFSFEEAKAIADEIGYPVLARPSYVLGGRGMEIVYDEPSLASYLERHAGLISEHPVLIDRFLDDAVEIDVDALYDGEELYLGGVMEHIEEAGIHSGDSACALPPITLGGYDIKRLRSATEGIAKGVGVRGLINIQFALSGDILYVLEANPRASRTVPFTSKATAVPLAKAAARISLGATIAELRAEGLLPREGDGGTLPADAPISVKEAVMPWSRFRDVHGRGVDTVLGPEMRSTGEVMGIDRVFGTAYAKSQTGAYGALPTKGKVFVSVANRDKRNLVFPARALVELGFELLATTGTAEVLQRGGIPATVVRKHSDGEGPDGEKTIVQLIHEGGVDLIINTPYGTGGRLDGYEIRTAAVSRGVPCLTTVQAMGAAVQGIAELRRGDVGVMSLQEHAALINSGRN; this comes from the coding sequence GTGCCTAAGCGCACCGACATCAAGTCCGTTCTGGTCATCGGCTCCGGCCCGATCGTCATCGGCCAGGCGGCGGAGTTCGACTACTCGGGCACGCAGGCCTGCCGGGTGCTCAAGGCCGAGGGCCTGCGGGTCATCCTGGTCAACTCCAACCCGGCGACCATCATGACCGACCCGGAGATCGCCGACGCCACCTACGTCGAGCCGATCACCCCCGAGTTCGTCGAGAAGATCATCGCCAAGGAGCGCCCCGACGCGCTGCTGCCGACCCTCGGCGGCCAGACCGCGCTGAACACCGCGATCTCGCTGCACAAGGCCGGCACGCTGGAGAAGTACGACGTCGAGCTGATCGGCGCCGACGTCGAGGCGATCAACAAGGGCGAGGACCGCGAGCTCTTCAAGGGCGTCGTCGAGGCCGTCAACGCCAAGATCGGCCACGGCGAGTCCGCCCGCTCGGTGATCTGCCACTCGATGGACGACGTGCTGGCCGGTGTGGAGACCCTCGGCGGCTACCCCGTCGTCGTGCGCCCGTCCTTCACCATGGGCGGCGCCGGCTCCGGCTTCGCCCACGACGAGGAGGACCTGCGCCGGATCGCCGGCCAGGGCCTGGCCCTCTCGCCGACCACCGAGGTGCTCCTGGAGGAGTCCATCCTCGGCTGGAAGGAGTACGAGCTGGAGCTGATGCGCGACAAGAACGACAACGTCGTGGTGGTCTGCTCCATCGAGAACTTCGACCCGATGGGCGTGCACACCGGTGACTCGATCACCGTCGCCCCGGCGATGACCCTCACCGACCGCGAGTACCAGATCCTGCGCGACATCGGCATCGCCGTGATCCGCGAGGTCGGCGTCGACACCGGCGGCTGCAACATCCAGTTCGCGGTCGACCCGGTCGACGGCCGGGTCATCGTCATCGAGATGAACCCGCGCGTCTCGCGCTCCTCCGCGCTGGCCTCCAAGGCGACCGGCTTCCCGATCGCCAAGATCGCCGCGAAGCTCGCCGTCGGCTACACGCTGGACGAGATCCCCAACGACATCACCGAGCAGACCCCGGCCTCCTTCGAGCCGACCCTCGACTACGTCGTCGTCAAGGTGCCGCGCTTCGCGTTCGAGAAGTTCCCGTCCGCCGACGCCACGCTGACCACCACCATGAAGTCGGTCGGCGAGGCCATGGCGATGGGCCGCAACTTCCCCGAGGCGCTGAACAAGGCGCTGCGCTCGCTGGAGAAGAAGGGCTCGCAGTTCACCTGGGTCGGCGACCCGGGCGAGAAGGCCGAGCTGCTGGCCAAGGCCGTCGTCCCGACCGACGGCCGGATCAACACCGTCATGCAGGCGATCCGGGCCGGCGCCACCCCCGAGGAGGTGTTCGACGCGACCCGGATCGACCCGTGGTTCGTCGACCAGCTCTTCCTGATCAACGAGATCGCCGTCGAGCTCGCCGAGGGCGACAAGCTCGACCCCGAGCTGCTGCGCCACGCCAAGCGGCACGGCTTCTCCGACCAGCAGATCGGCGAGATCCGCGGCCTGAAGGCCGACGTGGTCCGCGAGGTCCGGCACGCGCTCGGCATCCGCCCGGTGTTCAAGACCGTCGACACCTGCGCCGCCGAGTTCGCCGCCAAGACCCCGTACTTCTACTCGTCCTACGACGAGGAGAGCGAGGTCGCCCCGCGCACCAAGCCCGCCGTGATCATCCTGGGCTCCGGCCCGAACCGGATCGGCCAGGGCATCGAGTTCGACTACTCCTGCGTGCACGCCTCCTTCGCGCTCGCCGACGCCGGGTACGAGACCGTCATGGTCAACTGCAACCCGGAGACCGTCTCCACCGACTACGACACCTCCGACCGGCTCTACTTCGAGCCGCTCACCCTGGAGGACGTGCTGGAGATCGTCCACGCCGAGCAGCAGGCCGGACCGCTGGCCGGCGTCATCGTCCAGCTCGGCGGCCAGACCCCGCTCGGCCTGGCCCAGGCGCTCAAGGACAACGGCGTGCCGGTCGTCGGCACCTCGCCCGAGGCGATCCACCTCGCCGAGGAGCGCGGCGCGTTCGGCCGCGTCCTGCGCGACGCCGGCCTGCCCGCGCCCAAGCACGGCACCGCGTTCTCCTTCGAGGAGGCCAAGGCGATCGCCGACGAGATCGGCTACCCCGTGCTGGCCCGCCCGTCCTACGTGCTCGGCGGCCGCGGCATGGAGATCGTCTACGACGAGCCCTCGCTCGCCTCCTATCTGGAGCGGCACGCCGGCCTGATCTCCGAGCACCCCGTGCTGATCGACCGCTTCCTCGACGACGCCGTCGAGATCGACGTCGACGCCCTCTACGACGGCGAGGAGCTGTACCTCGGCGGCGTCATGGAGCACATCGAGGAAGCCGGCATCCACTCCGGTGACTCCGCCTGCGCGCTGCCCCCGATCACCCTCGGCGGGTACGACATCAAGCGGCTGCGCTCGGCCACCGAGGGCATCGCCAAGGGCGTCGGCGTGCGCGGCCTGATCAACATCCAGTTCGCGCTGTCCGGCGACATCCTGTACGTGCTGGAGGCCAACCCGCGCGCCTCCCGCACCGTGCCGTTCACCTCCAAGGCCACCGCCGTCCCGCTGGCCAAGGCCGCCGCCCGGATCTCGCTCGGCGCCACCATCGCCGAACTGCGCGCCGAGGGCCTGCTGCCGCGCGAGGGCGACGGCGGCACCCTGCCCGCCGACGCGCCGATCTCCGTCAAGGAGGCCGTGATGCCGTGGTCGCGCTTCCGCGACGTGCACGGCCGCGGCGTCGACACCGTGCTCGGCCCGGAGATGCGCTCCACCGGCGAGGTCATGGGCATCGACCGGGTCTTCGGCACCGCCTACGCCAAGTCCCAGACCGGCGCGTACGGCGCCCTGCCCACCAAGGGCAAGGTGTTCGTCTCGGTCGCCAACCGCGACAAGCGCAACCTGGTCTTCCCGGCCCGCGCGCTGGTCGAGCTCGGCTTCGAACTGCTCGCCACCACCGGCACCGCCGAGGTGCTGCAGCGCGGCGGCATCCCCGCCACCGTGGTGCGCAAGCACTCCGACGGCGAGGGCCCGGACGGCGAGAAGACCATCGTCCAGCTCATCCACGAGGGCGGGGTCGACCTGATCATCAACACCCCGTACGGCACCGGCGGCCGCCTCGACGGCTACGAGATCCGCACCGCCGCGGTCTCCCGGGGCGTCCCCTGCCTGACCACCGTCCAGGCGATGGGCGCGGCCGTGCAGGGCATCGCCGAGCTGCGGCGCGGCGACGTCGGCGTGATGTCGCTGCAGGAGCACGCGGCGCTGATCAACTCCGGCCGCAACTAG
- the carA gene encoding glutamine-hydrolyzing carbamoyl-phosphate synthase small subunit — translation MTAPAPTTQRTRRVPAVLVLEDGRTFRGQAYGAVGETFGEAVFNTGMSGYQETLTDPSYHRQVVVMTAPQIGNTGWNDEDDESQQIWVSGYVVRDPSRVASNWRAKRSLDEELERQGVVGISGIDTRALTRHLRERGAMRVGIFSGPALAEQAELLAKVQQAPEMKGADLCAEVATKETYVVPAIGEKKFTVAAVDLGIKGMTPQRMAERGIEVHVLPANSTVEDVYAVQPDGVFFSNGPGDPATADHQVEVLRGVLAKKTPFFGICFGNQILGRALGFGTYKLKYGHRGINQPVQDRTTGKVEVTAHNHGFAVNAPLDKVSDTPFGRVEVSHVCLNDDVVEGLQALDIPAFSVQYHPEAAAGPHDAAYLFDRFVSLMEGQRA, via the coding sequence ATGACCGCACCTGCCCCCACCACGCAGCGCACCAGGCGCGTGCCTGCCGTGCTCGTCCTGGAGGACGGCCGGACCTTCCGCGGCCAGGCCTACGGCGCGGTCGGCGAGACCTTCGGCGAGGCGGTCTTCAACACCGGCATGTCCGGCTACCAGGAGACCCTGACCGACCCGTCCTACCACCGCCAGGTGGTCGTGATGACCGCCCCGCAGATCGGCAACACCGGCTGGAACGACGAGGACGACGAGTCGCAGCAGATCTGGGTGTCCGGCTACGTCGTCCGCGACCCCTCCCGGGTCGCCTCCAACTGGCGGGCGAAGCGCTCGCTGGACGAGGAGCTGGAGCGCCAGGGCGTCGTCGGCATCAGCGGCATCGACACCCGCGCGCTCACCCGCCACCTGCGCGAGCGCGGCGCGATGCGGGTCGGCATCTTCTCCGGCCCGGCGCTCGCCGAGCAGGCCGAGCTGCTGGCCAAGGTGCAGCAGGCCCCGGAGATGAAGGGCGCCGACCTGTGCGCCGAGGTCGCCACCAAGGAGACCTACGTCGTCCCCGCGATCGGCGAGAAGAAGTTCACCGTCGCCGCCGTCGACCTGGGCATCAAGGGCATGACCCCGCAGCGGATGGCCGAGCGCGGCATCGAGGTGCACGTGCTGCCCGCGAACTCCACCGTCGAGGACGTCTACGCCGTCCAGCCCGACGGCGTGTTCTTCTCCAACGGCCCCGGCGACCCGGCCACCGCCGACCACCAGGTCGAGGTGCTGCGCGGGGTGCTGGCCAAGAAGACCCCGTTCTTCGGCATCTGCTTCGGCAACCAGATCCTCGGCCGGGCCCTCGGCTTCGGCACCTACAAGCTCAAGTACGGCCACCGCGGCATCAACCAGCCGGTGCAGGACCGCACCACCGGCAAGGTCGAGGTGACCGCCCACAACCACGGCTTCGCCGTGAACGCGCCGCTGGACAAGGTGAGCGACACCCCCTTCGGGCGGGTCGAGGTCTCCCACGTCTGCCTCAACGACGACGTGGTCGAGGGCCTCCAGGCGCTCGACATCCCCGCCTTCAGCGTGCAGTACCACCCCGAAGCGGCAGCCGGCCCGCACGACGCCGCCTACCTCTTCGACCGCTTCGTGAGCCTTATGGAGGGCCAGCGTGCCTAA
- a CDS encoding PH-like domain-containing protein — protein MPLATEKGQVTDWPGYIGATVGLLVVIALVYWLMRQGWNWRRTLQSDLPEPPAAPAETGPALLTAPGRYHGSTTAGNWLDRVVAHGLGTRSLAELTLTERGLLARRPGEDDLWIPAAALTGARTDSGIAGKVVPSGLLVVGWTLDGRALESGFRLDAAAGHDDWVEAVEALVTRTKTMMKTEEAAT, from the coding sequence ATGCCGCTCGCCACCGAGAAGGGCCAGGTCACCGACTGGCCCGGCTACATCGGCGCGACGGTCGGCCTGCTGGTCGTGATCGCGCTGGTGTACTGGCTGATGCGGCAGGGCTGGAACTGGCGGCGCACGCTCCAGTCCGACCTGCCCGAACCGCCCGCGGCGCCGGCCGAGACCGGCCCGGCGCTGCTGACGGCGCCCGGCCGCTACCACGGCTCCACCACCGCCGGGAACTGGCTGGACCGGGTCGTCGCGCACGGCCTGGGCACCCGCAGCCTCGCCGAACTGACCCTCACCGAGCGGGGCCTGCTGGCCCGCCGCCCCGGCGAGGACGACCTGTGGATCCCGGCCGCGGCGCTCACCGGCGCCCGCACCGACTCCGGCATCGCCGGCAAGGTCGTGCCCAGCGGCCTGCTGGTGGTCGGCTGGACGCTGGACGGCCGCGCGCTGGAGAGCGGCTTCCGCCTGGACGCCGCCGCCGGGCACGACGACTGGGTCGAGGCCGTCGAGGCACTAGTGACACGTACGAAGACGATGATGAAGACGGAAGAGGCCGCCACATGA
- a CDS encoding dihydroorotase, which yields MTTYLIRNAQLLGGAPQDIHIVDGAFAAIGENLDVQADIDIDAHGLVALPGLVDLHTHLREPGREDAETVLTGTRAAAMGGYTAVHAMANTFPVADSADVVERVWRLGRESGYCDVRPVGAVTVGLEGKELAELGAMHDSAAGVRVFSDDGKCVDDPVLMRRALEWVKTFDGVVAQHAQEPRLTAGAQMNEGAVSGELGLAGWPAVAEESIIARDVLLASHAGARVHICHLSTAGSVEIVRWAKSKGWDVTAEVTPHHLLLTDELVRTDDAVYKVNPPLRTAEDVEALRRALADGTIDAVATDHAPHPEADKDCAWAVAAMGMVGLETALSVVQQTMVDTGLLNWEGVADRMSHRPARIGRLAGHGRPISVGEPANLVLFDPAYRGVVNPDTFATRSRNSPYKGMDLPGRVHATFLRGEATVLAGELVER from the coding sequence GTGACCACCTACCTGATCCGCAACGCCCAGCTCCTCGGCGGCGCCCCCCAGGACATCCACATCGTCGACGGCGCCTTCGCCGCGATCGGCGAGAACCTGGACGTCCAGGCCGACATCGACATCGACGCGCACGGCCTGGTCGCCCTGCCCGGCTTGGTCGACCTGCACACCCACCTGCGCGAGCCCGGCCGGGAGGACGCCGAGACCGTCCTCACCGGCACCCGGGCCGCCGCGATGGGCGGCTACACCGCCGTGCACGCGATGGCCAACACCTTCCCGGTCGCCGACAGCGCCGACGTGGTCGAGCGGGTCTGGCGGCTGGGCCGCGAGTCCGGCTACTGCGACGTGCGGCCGGTCGGCGCCGTCACCGTCGGCCTGGAGGGCAAGGAACTCGCCGAGCTCGGCGCGATGCACGACTCCGCCGCCGGCGTCCGGGTCTTCTCCGACGACGGCAAGTGCGTCGACGACCCGGTGCTGATGCGCCGCGCGCTGGAGTGGGTGAAGACCTTCGACGGCGTCGTCGCCCAGCACGCCCAGGAGCCCCGGCTGACCGCCGGCGCCCAGATGAACGAGGGCGCGGTCTCCGGCGAGCTCGGCCTGGCGGGCTGGCCCGCCGTCGCCGAGGAGTCGATCATCGCCCGGGACGTGCTGCTCGCCTCGCACGCCGGCGCCCGGGTGCACATCTGCCACCTCTCCACCGCCGGCTCGGTCGAGATCGTCCGCTGGGCCAAGAGCAAGGGCTGGGACGTCACCGCCGAGGTCACCCCGCACCACCTGCTGCTCACCGACGAGCTGGTCCGCACCGACGACGCGGTCTACAAGGTCAACCCCCCGCTGCGCACCGCCGAGGACGTCGAGGCGCTGCGCCGGGCGCTGGCCGACGGCACCATCGACGCCGTCGCCACCGACCACGCCCCGCACCCCGAGGCCGACAAGGACTGCGCCTGGGCGGTCGCCGCGATGGGCATGGTCGGCCTGGAGACCGCGCTGTCGGTCGTCCAGCAGACCATGGTCGACACCGGCCTGCTGAACTGGGAGGGCGTCGCGGACCGGATGTCGCACCGCCCGGCCCGGATCGGCCGGCTCGCCGGGCACGGACGGCCGATCTCGGTCGGCGAGCCCGCCAACCTGGTGCTGTTCGATCCCGCGTACCGTGGAGTCGTGAACCCCGACACCTTCGCGACCCGCTCCCGCAACAGCCCGTACAAGGGGATGGACCTGCCCGGACGGGTGCACGCGACCTTCCTGCGCGGCGAGGCCACGGTGCTCGCCGGAGAGCTGGTCGAGCGCTGA
- the pyrR gene encoding bifunctional pyr operon transcriptional regulator/uracil phosphoribosyltransferase PyrR: MTTPSSNPRAPHQVLDATDIARVITRIAHEIVERAKGAEDVVLLGIHTRGVHLARRLQARLSQITGWDIPFGTLDITMYRDDLRLKPARALEHTEVPAGGIDGKLVVLVDDVLFSGRTIRAALDALSDIGRPRAVRLAVLVDRGHRELPIRADYVGKNLPTSLREAVQVRLVEQDGLDAVLLGDRDYAARSSQALAADPELPE, from the coding sequence ATGACCACACCCAGTTCGAACCCGCGCGCCCCGCACCAGGTGCTGGACGCCACCGACATCGCCCGGGTCATCACCCGGATCGCCCACGAGATCGTGGAACGCGCCAAGGGCGCGGAGGACGTGGTGCTGCTCGGCATCCACACCCGCGGCGTCCACCTGGCCCGCCGGCTGCAGGCACGGCTGTCGCAGATCACCGGCTGGGACATCCCGTTCGGGACGCTCGACATCACCATGTACCGGGACGACCTGCGGCTGAAGCCGGCCAGGGCCCTGGAGCACACCGAGGTCCCCGCCGGGGGCATCGACGGCAAGCTGGTCGTCCTGGTCGACGACGTGCTGTTCTCCGGCCGGACCATCCGGGCCGCGCTGGACGCGCTCAGCGACATCGGCCGCCCGCGGGCCGTCCGGCTCGCCGTGCTGGTCGACCGCGGCCACCGGGAGCTGCCGATCCGCGCCGACTACGTGGGCAAGAACCTGCCCACCTCGCTGCGCGAGGCCGTCCAGGTCAGGCTGGTCGAACAGGACGGGCTGGACGCCGTCCTGCTGGGAGACCGCGACTACGCCGCCCGGTCCTCCCAGGCCCTGGCCGCCGACCCCGAACTCCCGGAGTAG
- the bldD gene encoding transcriptional regulator BldD, whose amino-acid sequence MSSDYAKQLGAKLRAIRTQQGLSLHGVEEKSQGRWKAVVVGSYERGDRAVTVQRLAELAEFYGVPVQELLPGGTPGGAAEPPPRLVLDLERLTQVPSEKAGPLQRYAATIQSQRGDYNGKVLSIRQDDLRTLAVIYDQSPSILTEQLISWGVLNPDARRAVREEDAG is encoded by the coding sequence TTGTCCAGCGACTACGCGAAGCAGCTCGGAGCCAAGCTCCGGGCGATCCGCACTCAGCAGGGGCTCTCCCTGCACGGCGTCGAGGAGAAGTCCCAGGGTCGCTGGAAGGCTGTGGTCGTCGGCTCCTACGAGCGCGGCGACCGCGCGGTCACCGTGCAGCGCCTGGCCGAGCTGGCCGAGTTCTACGGCGTCCCGGTGCAGGAGCTGCTGCCCGGCGGCACCCCGGGCGGCGCCGCCGAGCCGCCGCCGCGCCTGGTCCTCGACCTGGAGCGGCTGACCCAGGTCCCGTCCGAGAAGGCCGGCCCGCTGCAGCGCTACGCCGCGACCATCCAGTCGCAGCGCGGCGACTACAACGGCAAGGTGCTCTCGATCCGCCAGGACGACCTGCGCACGCTGGCCGTCATCTACGACCAGTCCCCCTCGATCCTCACCGAGCAGCTGATCAGCTGGGGCGTGCTGAACCCGGACGCGCGCCGCGCCGTCCGCGAGGAGGACGCGGGCTGA
- a CDS encoding thioesterase family protein, which translates to MPETTPATPAFEFDRAVALTPHPEEAGRYDGELGDGWQIGGGVNGGLLLAFAARALALEAGPGHPHPLTVSGTYISASRPGPATVRTEIVRRGRSLATGSAVLSQGGTERLRVTAAFTDLAGLDGEVATTALPPALPAPEQCVGVEHAPRELLSQAALLERLDLRLDPATIGWALGRPSKEGRIQGWFRLADGRPADPLSLLLTADALPPVTFDLGRPGWAPTIELTVHLRALPADGWLRVSHATRNVAGGYFEEDCEIWDENGRLVAQSRQLAMVPRA; encoded by the coding sequence ATGCCCGAGACCACCCCCGCCACCCCCGCCTTCGAGTTCGACCGGGCCGTCGCGCTCACCCCGCACCCCGAGGAGGCCGGGCGCTACGACGGCGAACTCGGCGACGGCTGGCAGATCGGCGGCGGCGTCAACGGCGGCCTGCTGCTCGCCTTCGCCGCACGCGCCCTCGCCCTGGAGGCCGGCCCCGGCCACCCGCACCCGCTGACCGTCAGCGGCACCTACATATCGGCCTCCCGCCCCGGCCCGGCCACCGTCCGCACCGAGATCGTCCGGCGCGGCCGCAGCCTCGCCACCGGCAGCGCGGTGCTCTCCCAGGGCGGCACCGAGCGGCTGCGGGTCACCGCCGCCTTCACCGACCTGGCCGGCCTGGACGGCGAGGTCGCCACCACCGCGCTCCCGCCCGCCCTGCCGGCCCCCGAGCAGTGCGTCGGCGTCGAGCACGCCCCGCGCGAACTCCTCAGCCAGGCCGCCCTGTTGGAGCGCCTCGACCTGCGGCTCGACCCGGCCACGATCGGCTGGGCGCTCGGCCGGCCGTCCAAGGAGGGCCGGATCCAGGGCTGGTTCCGGCTCGCCGACGGCCGCCCCGCCGACCCGCTCTCGCTGCTGCTCACCGCCGACGCCCTCCCCCCGGTCACCTTCGACCTGGGCCGCCCCGGCTGGGCCCCCACCATCGAACTGACCGTCCACCTCCGCGCCCTGCCCGCCGACGGCTGGCTGCGGGTCTCGCACGCGACCCGGAACGTGGCCGGCGGCTACTTCGAGGAGGACTGCGAGATCTGGGACGAGAACGGCCGACTGGTCGCCCAGTCCCGGCAGTTGGCCATGGTGCCGCGCGCCTAG